A window of Planifilum fulgidum contains these coding sequences:
- a CDS encoding beta-N-acetylhexosaminidase, which produces MTAVISGREEESMRLRFQGDLSGLEAGLKELEADLSFVRDGRGFPVEVERIPESLLQVEVGKERGRIRFREPVHFYRGLGILIGALRDGKTEAVTEKPRFAMNGAMFDCSRNAVFRPEVLRRVIRIMALMGLNMLMLYTEDTYTVEGEPYFGYMRGRYTPEELKELDEYAALFGIEMIPCIQTLAHLAAFLKWEPARKYRDTEDVLLAGSEDTYRLIEGMIRSVSGTFRSRRIHIGMDEAFGLGRGRYLDRFGYRPPFEIMMDHLGKVLDITSRYGLRPMMWSDMFFRMGSPGHEYYDLSAEIPGEAVRRMPEGIRLVYWDYYHEDPAFYEQFIEKHRLLGSDPVFAGGVWTWAGPAVHYEKTFAATNAALSACKRKGIREVFATFWGDDGAETNMLAGLLGLQLFAEHGYAEQPDPETLKRRFALCTGGDADAFLNMGRFDTLPGADMGALIPDNPSKFLLWQDVLIGLFDKHLEGAGAAEYYDRLHRLLKADRDRAGRWRELFEVPVRLSAVLRMKCDIGLRIKAHYDRGEKDRLEAVAREELPKLHREIDRLRKAHRKQWFSTYKPFGWEVLDIRYGGLLARVETAMERLLDYCSGRISRIEELEEERLGFDGFRPGRDPGVGKANLYSRIASACVMGFR; this is translated from the coding sequence ATGACGGCCGTTATCAGCGGGCGGGAGGAAGAGAGCATGAGGCTGCGGTTTCAGGGAGATCTGTCCGGCCTGGAGGCCGGATTGAAGGAGCTGGAAGCCGATCTTTCCTTTGTCCGGGATGGAAGGGGATTTCCCGTGGAAGTGGAGCGGATACCGGAAAGTCTGCTCCAGGTTGAGGTGGGGAAGGAGCGGGGGCGGATCCGGTTCCGGGAGCCCGTCCATTTCTACCGCGGGCTCGGCATCCTGATCGGTGCCCTCCGGGACGGAAAGACGGAGGCCGTGACGGAAAAGCCCCGGTTTGCGATGAACGGGGCCATGTTCGATTGTTCCCGGAACGCCGTGTTCCGGCCCGAGGTTCTGCGGCGGGTGATCCGGATCATGGCGTTGATGGGGCTCAACATGCTCATGCTGTACACGGAAGACACTTACACCGTGGAAGGGGAGCCCTACTTCGGATACATGCGCGGCCGCTATACGCCGGAGGAACTGAAGGAGCTGGACGAGTACGCCGCCCTTTTCGGCATCGAAATGATTCCCTGCATTCAAACCCTGGCCCACTTGGCCGCCTTTCTGAAGTGGGAGCCGGCGCGAAAGTACCGGGACACCGAGGACGTGCTCCTGGCCGGATCCGAGGACACCTACCGGCTGATCGAAGGAATGATCCGCTCCGTCTCCGGAACGTTCCGGAGCCGGCGCATCCACATCGGGATGGATGAGGCATTCGGCTTGGGAAGGGGGAGGTATCTGGACCGCTTCGGTTACCGGCCTCCCTTCGAGATCATGATGGATCATCTTGGGAAGGTGCTGGACATCACCTCCCGGTACGGGCTGAGGCCCATGATGTGGAGCGACATGTTTTTCCGGATGGGCTCTCCCGGCCACGAGTATTACGATTTGAGCGCGGAGATTCCCGGCGAGGCGGTCCGCCGGATGCCCGAGGGCATCCGGCTGGTGTACTGGGATTATTATCACGAAGATCCCGCCTTCTATGAGCAATTCATCGAAAAACACCGCTTACTGGGATCCGATCCCGTTTTCGCGGGAGGAGTGTGGACCTGGGCGGGGCCGGCGGTCCATTACGAGAAAACCTTCGCCGCCACCAACGCGGCCCTTTCCGCCTGCAAGCGGAAGGGGATCCGGGAGGTGTTCGCCACCTTCTGGGGGGATGACGGGGCGGAGACCAACATGTTGGCCGGCCTGCTGGGACTGCAGCTGTTCGCCGAACACGGCTACGCGGAACAGCCGGATCCGGAAACCCTGAAACGGCGCTTTGCCCTCTGCACCGGAGGCGATGCCGACGCTTTCCTCAACATGGGGAGATTCGACACCCTTCCCGGGGCGGACATGGGGGCGCTGATTCCCGATAACCCCTCCAAATTCCTGTTGTGGCAGGATGTGTTGATCGGCCTGTTCGACAAGCACCTGGAGGGGGCGGGTGCCGCGGAATATTACGATCGGCTGCACCGCCTTCTGAAGGCCGACCGGGACCGGGCCGGAAGGTGGCGGGAGCTCTTTGAGGTTCCCGTCCGGTTGAGCGCCGTACTGCGCATGAAATGCGACATCGGCCTGAGGATCAAGGCGCATTACGATCGCGGGGAAAAGGACAGGCTGGAGGCCGTCGCCCGGGAAGAACTGCCGAAATTGCACCGGGAGATCGACCGGTTGCGGAAGGCGCACCGAAAACAGTGGTTCAGCACCTACAAACCCTTTGGCTGGGAGGTGCTGGACATCCGATACGGAGGGCTGCTTGCCCGGGTGGAGACGGCGATGGAACGCCTCCTGGACTATTGCTCCGGAAGGATTTCCCGCATCGAGGAGCTGGAGGAAGAGCGGCTGGGATTCGACGGATTCCGCCCCGGACGGGACCCGGGCGTCGGCAAGGCCAATCTGTATTCCCGGATCGCTTCGGCCTGCGTCATGGGCTTCCGCTGA
- a CDS encoding extracellular solute-binding protein, which translates to MRGRKTMLALACVLVLTGGVLACSSPEAERGDSGDKKYTITSFDFLFTDIPPKDGRGLKMINERFNVDYRREYAVVTEYNEKLTARVAAGDIPDVIGFSMEEDRGNYVKWAKQGAFLPLNEYIDDYPTLKMVPKEVWNAVTVDGKIYAIPKYYPKKYQITPIIRKDWLDKLGLKMPTNFEELKEVAIAFAKRDPDGNGRDDTYGLAFGEKNLINFYHFGTYWDADAWYHKNEKGQYIPGIISDARKEWIRVMAELYKAGAIQKDFVLLSHNEANTKVFYAGKAGIFFGAPRGMADDYMKALKKIHPGVELAPIPPFRAPDGSRGYTAGSGFYTASALSAKLADDPGKVRRILEIIDFGRKFYPPEQQNPKNKDFDWLYGNEGTGYQMVDGAPTLPEGKKGLAPWNYMIDRSMWAPSDEANQYHRTYKTKEYRKLAKELEEMHARIPHYDNPIHQVYSETFIEKGQEITLKLLNEQARIITGDRPLSDWDRLVQEYLEAGGAQIIEEVNREIRKNNIRPGWK; encoded by the coding sequence ATGCGGGGAAGGAAGACGATGCTCGCTCTGGCGTGCGTCCTGGTCTTGACGGGGGGAGTTTTGGCCTGTTCATCCCCCGAAGCGGAGCGGGGAGATTCCGGAGACAAAAAATACACCATCACATCCTTCGATTTTCTCTTTACGGACATTCCCCCCAAGGACGGCCGGGGGTTGAAGATGATCAACGAACGGTTCAATGTCGATTACCGGAGAGAGTACGCAGTGGTTACGGAATATAACGAAAAGCTGACCGCCCGCGTCGCTGCGGGGGACATCCCCGATGTGATCGGTTTCAGCATGGAGGAAGACCGGGGCAATTACGTCAAATGGGCGAAACAGGGAGCGTTTTTGCCCTTGAACGAGTACATCGACGACTATCCCACCCTGAAAATGGTGCCGAAGGAGGTGTGGAACGCCGTCACGGTCGACGGAAAGATCTACGCGATCCCCAAGTATTATCCCAAAAAATATCAGATCACGCCGATCATCCGCAAGGATTGGCTGGATAAACTGGGCCTGAAGATGCCCACCAATTTCGAAGAGTTGAAAGAGGTGGCCATCGCCTTCGCCAAACGGGACCCGGACGGAAACGGCAGGGACGACACCTACGGACTGGCATTCGGGGAAAAGAACTTGATCAATTTTTATCACTTCGGCACCTATTGGGACGCCGATGCCTGGTACCACAAAAACGAGAAGGGACAGTACATCCCGGGAATCATCAGCGACGCCCGGAAAGAGTGGATCCGGGTGATGGCCGAACTGTACAAGGCCGGAGCGATTCAGAAGGATTTCGTTCTGCTGAGTCACAATGAAGCCAACACCAAGGTTTTTTACGCGGGGAAGGCGGGGATATTCTTCGGTGCCCCGCGGGGGATGGCGGATGATTACATGAAGGCCCTGAAAAAGATCCATCCCGGGGTGGAGCTGGCCCCGATCCCCCCTTTCAGGGCGCCCGACGGCTCCAGGGGATACACGGCGGGTTCCGGCTTCTACACCGCCTCCGCCCTCTCCGCCAAACTGGCCGATGACCCGGGCAAGGTGCGCCGGATCCTGGAGATCATCGACTTCGGCCGCAAATTTTATCCTCCGGAGCAGCAAAACCCGAAAAACAAGGATTTTGATTGGCTGTACGGAAACGAGGGAACGGGATACCAAATGGTGGACGGAGCGCCGACCTTGCCCGAGGGGAAAAAGGGGCTGGCCCCCTGGAACTACATGATCGACAGAAGCATGTGGGCTCCCAGCGATGAAGCCAATCAATACCACCGGACGTACAAGACGAAGGAGTACCGGAAGCTGGCGAAGGAACTGGAAGAGATGCACGCGCGCATCCCACACTACGACAATCCCATCCACCAGGTGTATTCCGAAACCTTCATTGAAAAAGGGCAGGAAATCACGCTCAAACTGCTGAACGAACAGGCCCGCATCATCACGGGCGACCGCCCCCTGTCCGACTGGGATCGGCTGGTTCAGGAGTATTTGGAGGCGGGCGGAGCACAGATCATCGAAGAAGTGAACCGCGAGATCAGGAAAAACAACATCCGGCCCGGTTGGAAATGA
- a CDS encoding extracellular solute-binding protein, which translates to MRRFRRWIAWMCVLALTGSLLACSSRDAEDADSKDKKYTITSIDFLYTDIPPKDGRGVKMINERFNVDYRREYVVYTEYVQKLTARVASGDIPDVIGFEGSIDRTNFFKWAKQGAFLPLNDYIDDYPTLKMVPKEVWNAVSVDGKIYAIPKYYPQNYLLTPIIRKDWLDKLGLKMPTNYEELKEVAIAFATKDPDGNGKDDTYGLVFGEKLWPNYHFGTYWDADAWYHKNEKGQYIPGIISDARKEWIQLMAELYKAGAIQKDFVLLNPNEANTRVFYAGKAGIMVGAPRGMSDDYMKALKKIHPDAELAAIPPFEAPDGSRGYTAGSGYYTMTALSAKLADDPGKVRRILEIIDFGRKFYPPDQQKPENKDFDWLYGNEGTGYQIVDGVATPPDGKKGLAPFNYLIDNKMWAPSDEANQYHRTYKTKEYRKLAKELEEMHAGIKHYQNPIHQVYSKTFVEKGQEITEKLLNEQARMITGDLPLSEWDRLVKEYLDSGGAQIIEEVNREIQKNNIQSGWK; encoded by the coding sequence ATGCGGAGGTTTCGCCGGTGGATCGCTTGGATGTGTGTGTTGGCGCTGACGGGGTCCCTTCTGGCGTGTTCGTCCCGGGACGCGGAAGACGCGGATTCCAAAGACAAAAAGTACACCATCACCTCCATCGATTTTCTGTATACGGACATCCCTCCCAAGGACGGCCGGGGCGTGAAGATGATCAACGAGCGGTTCAACGTGGATTACCGGCGGGAGTACGTGGTTTACACCGAGTACGTCCAGAAGCTGACCGCCCGGGTGGCCTCCGGGGACATTCCCGACGTGATCGGTTTCGAGGGGAGCATCGACCGGACCAACTTTTTCAAGTGGGCGAAGCAGGGAGCGTTTCTCCCCCTGAACGATTACATCGATGATTATCCCACCCTGAAGATGGTGCCGAAGGAGGTGTGGAACGCCGTTTCCGTCGACGGAAAGATTTATGCCATTCCCAAATACTATCCCCAAAATTATCTGCTCACGCCGATCATCCGCAAGGATTGGTTGGACAAACTGGGCCTGAAGATGCCCACCAATTACGAGGAACTGAAGGAAGTGGCCATCGCTTTCGCCACCAAGGATCCGGACGGAAACGGCAAGGATGACACCTACGGCCTGGTGTTCGGGGAAAAGCTTTGGCCGAATTATCATTTCGGCACCTACTGGGACGCCGATGCCTGGTACCACAAAAACGAGAAGGGGCAGTACATCCCGGGGATCATCAGCGACGCCCGAAAAGAGTGGATCCAATTGATGGCCGAGCTGTACAAGGCCGGTGCGATTCAGAAGGATTTCGTCCTCCTCAATCCCAATGAGGCCAACACCCGCGTGTTTTACGCGGGGAAGGCGGGGATCATGGTGGGAGCCCCCCGGGGGATGTCGGACGATTACATGAAGGCTCTGAAAAAGATCCATCCCGACGCGGAATTGGCCGCCATTCCCCCCTTTGAAGCCCCTGACGGCTCCCGGGGTTACACGGCGGGGTCGGGCTATTACACCATGACCGCCCTGTCCGCCAAGCTGGCCGATGATCCGGGCAAGGTGCGCCGCATATTGGAGATCATCGACTTCGGCCGCAAGTTTTACCCCCCCGATCAGCAGAAGCCGGAAAACAAGGATTTTGACTGGCTTTACGGCAATGAGGGAACCGGGTACCAGATCGTGGACGGGGTTGCGACACCCCCCGACGGGAAAAAGGGGCTGGCTCCCTTCAACTATCTGATCGACAACAAGATGTGGGCGCCCAGCGACGAGGCCAACCAATACCACCGGACATACAAGACAAAGGAGTACCGGAAGCTGGCCAAGGAACTGGAGGAGATGCATGCCGGCATCAAGCACTATCAAAATCCGATCCATCAGGTGTACTCCAAAACCTTCGTCGAAAAGGGGCAGGAGATCACCGAGAAATTGCTGAATGAACAGGCCCGGATGATCACCGGCGATTTGCCCCTTTCCGAATGGGACCGGCTGGTGAAGGAATATCTGGATTCCGGCGGAGCGCAGATTATCGAGGAAGTGAACCGGGAGATTCAGAAGAACAACATTCAGTCCGGCTGGAAATGA
- a CDS encoding Gfo/Idh/MocA family protein has protein sequence MINILIVGAGTMGRIHAQAFAGMKDARVSGIVDRDARRAEELAKPVGASPFTTFEEAIREVPAEVVDICLPTPFHKPFVLKAADAGKHVICEKPLARNLEDAREMIEACREKGVELFVGHVVRFFPEYVRARELVKNGRIGNVTVVRTGRGGSFPAGWNDWYADFHASGGLVLDMIIHDFDYLRWCFGEVERVFAKGLTGRGYARRDYALVTLRFQSGVIAHVEGMWSHGSFSYRFEIAGKTGIIAYDSAKDRPLLVRGHGKEASLRGVEVPESPLNEDPYARQLRHFLHCLKTGEQPVVTAEDAYRAMEIALAALRSIETGEPVKPGELVS, from the coding sequence ATGATTAATATCCTGATCGTCGGCGCGGGAACGATGGGACGCATCCATGCCCAAGCCTTCGCGGGAATGAAGGATGCGCGCGTCAGCGGCATCGTCGACAGGGACGCGCGGCGGGCGGAAGAACTGGCGAAACCGGTTGGCGCTTCCCCTTTCACCACCTTTGAAGAGGCGATCAGGGAGGTTCCGGCGGAGGTGGTCGACATCTGCCTGCCCACTCCTTTTCACAAGCCCTTTGTTCTCAAGGCGGCGGATGCCGGAAAACATGTGATCTGCGAAAAACCCCTCGCCCGGAACCTCGAGGATGCACGGGAGATGATTGAAGCGTGCCGGGAAAAGGGGGTGGAGCTGTTCGTCGGACATGTGGTCCGGTTTTTTCCCGAATACGTGAGGGCCAGGGAGCTCGTGAAGAACGGAAGAATCGGCAACGTCACCGTTGTCCGCACCGGGCGCGGCGGAAGCTTCCCGGCGGGATGGAACGACTGGTATGCCGATTTTCATGCCAGCGGCGGACTGGTTTTGGATATGATCATCCACGATTTCGATTACCTCCGTTGGTGTTTCGGCGAAGTGGAGCGGGTGTTTGCCAAGGGTCTGACCGGCCGGGGTTACGCCCGCAGGGATTACGCGCTGGTCACCTTGCGGTTTCAAAGCGGTGTGATCGCCCATGTGGAGGGCATGTGGTCCCACGGAAGTTTTTCCTACCGTTTTGAGATCGCGGGGAAAACGGGCATTATCGCATATGACAGCGCGAAGGACCGGCCGCTGTTGGTGCGGGGGCACGGCAAGGAGGCATCCCTTCGCGGGGTGGAAGTTCCGGAAAGCCCGTTGAACGAAGATCCCTATGCCCGCCAATTGCGGCACTTCCTCCATTGTTTGAAGACCGGTGAACAGCCGGTTGTCACGGCGGAGGACGCGTACCGGGCGATGGAGATCGCTTTGGCGGCCCTCCGTTCCATCGAGACGGGAGAGCCGGTCAAGCCGGGGGAGCTCGTCTCCTGA
- a CDS encoding Gfo/Idh/MocA family protein: MKVGIISVAHMHAYSYARALKQLEGVELAGIADPDQERGGAAARRFGVQFFPDIDGLLDSDIDAVIVTSENVKHREHVLAAARVGKHVLCEKPLATILQDAREMIEACKKNGVELMTAFPVRFNPSIARAREMIKEGRLGRILAIKGTNRGKNPGGWFVDPSLSGGGAVMDHTVHVVDVMRWFMGSEVREVYAEVDRLPSAGGIDEAGILTMEFDNGVFATLDCSWSRNRAFPTWGDVTLEIVGTEGALSVDAFAQKLHVYTDDQGVSWDYWGDDMDVGMIREFVVSIREGRSPSVTGEDGLKAVEVALAAYRAAETQTPVILR; the protein is encoded by the coding sequence ATGAAAGTGGGAATCATCAGTGTTGCTCATATGCATGCCTACAGTTATGCGCGGGCGCTAAAGCAATTGGAGGGCGTCGAATTGGCGGGGATCGCCGACCCCGACCAGGAACGGGGCGGGGCGGCGGCCCGGCGGTTCGGTGTCCAATTCTTTCCCGACATCGACGGTTTGTTGGACTCGGACATCGATGCGGTGATCGTCACCTCGGAAAACGTCAAGCACCGAGAGCATGTTCTGGCGGCGGCAAGGGTGGGAAAACACGTCCTGTGTGAAAAACCGCTGGCGACGATTCTGCAGGATGCCCGGGAAATGATCGAAGCCTGCAAGAAAAACGGGGTGGAGCTGATGACGGCTTTTCCGGTGCGGTTCAATCCTTCGATCGCCCGGGCCAGGGAGATGATCAAGGAGGGACGGTTGGGCAGGATTCTGGCCATCAAAGGAACGAATCGGGGAAAAAACCCGGGCGGTTGGTTTGTCGATCCCTCGCTGTCGGGGGGAGGGGCGGTGATGGACCATACGGTTCACGTTGTCGATGTGATGCGTTGGTTCATGGGAAGCGAGGTGCGGGAAGTTTACGCCGAAGTGGACCGCTTGCCTTCCGCCGGCGGGATCGACGAAGCGGGCATCCTGACCATGGAATTCGACAACGGAGTCTTTGCCACCCTGGATTGCAGCTGGTCGCGGAACCGGGCGTTTCCGACCTGGGGGGATGTGACGCTGGAGATTGTCGGCACCGAGGGGGCGCTGTCGGTTGACGCCTTCGCGCAAAAGCTTCACGTCTACACCGATGATCAGGGCGTCAGTTGGGATTATTGGGGTGACGACATGGATGTCGGCATGATCCGCGAATTCGTCGTCAGCATTCGTGAAGGGCGGTCGCCGTCGGTAACCGGGGAAGACGGGCTGAAAGCCGTCGAAGTGGCGCTGGCGGCCTACCGGGCCGCAGAGACGCAGACTCCGGTAATTCTCCGCTGA
- a CDS encoding beta-galactosidase trimerization domain-containing protein, with the protein MNPGRLLLIADLIPPGPEALERFDVGAQVEAITRLGFSAQHIEVTDVTVGEAGIAFFDSKHARLNRRDLLKEYRKHHGRRGSWDIVYFNVHWLSGELMPLHPEWFQRDGRGGIIPIPYGSGGYSCINSPFRDWAMEMIREIGMYGVKGIFLDGPVFSPKGCYCDACRAGFKGQHGLEYAPEQMKDPLVFHKVLTFKQESIARFVRDVRKSLKSVNPDAVLYMNGLPLGPGTCGRDNRRVAPWQDALLAEGGFLSGDLRDLPVWKPAATAKWLETQAEGKPTIVAVAGRHGPWNRYLLPAAETWIAYALSVANGAHVWYGIYDANRDDPRMNTVREINRLLSAHSDCLAQTASVARVALVWSLKNANFYQTTAEQLDFVEGKAVLEHRMKSDARRAFNGWFEVLSRSHRLFDVIDDHCLERGGLSRYELVILPNVACMGEKECRSIRDYVAEGGNVIATYDTALWDAWGRPRETHPLKEVFEISETEGAEYLRCDHVALEPSPLTGGIDQSLIPAPHLHIKVVPAPGARAHMHFQEKQPSSYCDLPPKTDHPFLLKNRFGKGTALLFTGNIDAMYETYRFPEHGRLMRNAVDGLSRRDVRMDEESTSLIVNVREKGNRRILHLVNCPHDVGRPIERVKELRDVKISVHTGRRPRSIRTIRGECDLSFSYAEGWVSFQVPEVREYEAAVIDLPGKGDERGSDR; encoded by the coding sequence ATGAATCCGGGCCGCCTGCTGCTGATCGCCGATTTGATCCCGCCGGGTCCGGAGGCGTTGGAACGGTTCGACGTGGGCGCCCAGGTGGAGGCGATCACCCGCTTGGGATTTAGCGCCCAGCACATCGAGGTGACCGATGTGACCGTCGGGGAGGCGGGGATCGCCTTTTTCGATTCCAAACATGCCCGCTTGAACCGGCGGGATCTCTTGAAGGAATACCGAAAGCACCACGGGCGGCGGGGGAGTTGGGACATCGTCTATTTCAACGTGCACTGGCTGAGCGGGGAATTGATGCCGCTTCATCCCGAATGGTTCCAGCGGGACGGCCGCGGGGGAATCATTCCCATCCCCTACGGAAGCGGAGGCTATTCCTGCATCAATTCCCCTTTCCGGGATTGGGCGATGGAAATGATCCGGGAAATCGGCATGTACGGGGTGAAGGGAATCTTCCTGGACGGCCCCGTGTTCAGTCCGAAGGGATGTTATTGCGATGCCTGCAGGGCGGGTTTTAAAGGACAACACGGGTTGGAATACGCGCCGGAACAGATGAAGGACCCTCTCGTCTTTCACAAGGTGTTGACCTTCAAGCAGGAGAGCATCGCCCGGTTTGTCCGGGATGTGCGAAAATCCCTGAAAAGCGTCAATCCGGACGCGGTGCTGTACATGAACGGACTCCCGCTGGGTCCGGGAACCTGCGGCCGGGACAACCGCCGGGTGGCCCCCTGGCAGGATGCCCTGCTCGCCGAGGGCGGGTTTTTGTCCGGGGATTTGCGGGATCTTCCGGTCTGGAAGCCCGCGGCTACGGCCAAATGGCTGGAAACCCAGGCGGAAGGGAAACCGACCATCGTCGCCGTCGCCGGGAGGCACGGCCCGTGGAACCGTTACCTGCTTCCCGCGGCGGAAACCTGGATCGCCTATGCCCTTTCCGTCGCCAACGGCGCCCATGTCTGGTACGGCATCTACGATGCGAACCGCGACGACCCGCGGATGAACACCGTAAGGGAAATCAACCGGCTTTTGTCCGCCCACTCCGATTGCCTGGCGCAGACCGCCTCGGTCGCCAGGGTGGCTTTGGTCTGGTCCCTGAAAAACGCCAATTTCTATCAGACCACCGCGGAGCAGCTGGATTTTGTGGAAGGGAAGGCGGTCCTTGAGCATCGGATGAAGAGCGATGCGAGGCGGGCCTTTAACGGATGGTTCGAGGTGCTGTCCCGTTCCCACCGCCTCTTCGACGTGATCGACGATCACTGCCTGGAGCGCGGCGGTTTGTCCCGTTACGAGCTGGTCATCCTCCCGAACGTGGCCTGCATGGGGGAGAAGGAGTGCCGGTCGATCCGGGATTACGTGGCGGAGGGCGGCAACGTCATCGCCACCTACGACACCGCCCTCTGGGATGCCTGGGGGAGGCCGCGGGAAACCCACCCCTTGAAGGAAGTGTTCGAGATCTCGGAGACGGAGGGAGCCGAGTATCTGCGCTGCGATCATGTGGCTTTGGAGCCGTCGCCGCTGACCGGGGGAATCGACCAATCGCTCATTCCCGCCCCGCACCTGCACATAAAGGTGGTTCCCGCGCCGGGGGCCCGGGCCCATATGCATTTCCAGGAAAAGCAACCCTCCAGCTACTGCGACCTGCCTCCGAAGACGGATCATCCGTTTCTCTTGAAAAACCGCTTCGGAAAAGGGACGGCGCTCCTGTTTACGGGAAACATCGACGCGATGTACGAAACCTACCGTTTTCCCGAACACGGCCGGTTGATGCGAAATGCCGTCGACGGGCTGAGCCGGCGTGACGTCCGGATGGATGAAGAATCGACCTCCCTCATTGTCAACGTTCGCGAAAAGGGAAACCGGCGGATTCTCCACTTGGTCAATTGCCCCCACGACGTCGGACGGCCGATCGAGCGGGTGAAGGAGCTAAGGGATGTGAAAATTTCCGTCCACACGGGGAGAAGGCCCCGATCCATCCGGACGATTCGGGGAGAGTGCGACCTTTCCTTTTCCTACGCGGAAGGATGGGTCTCTTTCCAAGTGCCGGAAGTGAGAGAGTATGAAGCCGCGGTGATCGATCTGCCGGGAAAAGGCGATGAACGCGGTTCGGACCGTTGA
- a CDS encoding Nramp family divalent metal transporter: MASPEKKPLVEEARGERTSGFIRWFGSLGPAVITAALVLGPGSLTVSTKLGAMYGYQVLWIVVLATLFMMVFTEMGARIGMASDSSLLTLVRRKWGSPAAVLIGAGSFLITSSFQAGNAMGTGIAFGTLTGIPAPLWTLLFTFLAIASLFLKNFYRFLEKAMLCLVGLMLASFLFTLLTVRPDPAAVAGALIPRVPEGSFALITASLATTFSIVGAFYQSYLVQERGWGRENVKEGVRESYSGIFCLGLISAMVMVCAAAVLLPQGIRVNSVVEMGKTLEPLYGGTATAVFTLGLWGAAFSSLMGNAAIGGALLADALGWGSRFHGMRVKGLVVAVMLIGAAVALAFGNAPLELIVTAQLITVVIVPLIGTAMFRIAGDRTLMGDLAISAVKKRIGGVGLFVLYFLSLYTLGNLIRDLFG; encoded by the coding sequence ATGGCAAGTCCGGAAAAGAAGCCGCTGGTCGAAGAGGCAAGAGGGGAGAGGACGTCGGGGTTTATCCGCTGGTTTGGATCCCTGGGGCCGGCGGTCATTACCGCCGCGCTGGTGCTGGGTCCCGGAAGCCTGACGGTGTCCACCAAACTGGGTGCCATGTACGGATATCAGGTGCTGTGGATTGTCGTCTTGGCGACGCTTTTCATGATGGTTTTCACCGAGATGGGCGCGCGGATCGGGATGGCTTCCGATTCATCCCTCCTCACCCTCGTCCGGCGGAAGTGGGGATCGCCGGCGGCGGTTCTCATCGGGGCGGGTTCGTTTCTGATCACCTCTTCCTTTCAGGCCGGCAATGCGATGGGGACGGGAATCGCCTTCGGAACGCTGACCGGAATCCCCGCCCCCCTCTGGACGCTTCTTTTCACGTTCTTGGCGATCGCTTCGCTGTTTCTGAAAAACTTCTATCGGTTTCTGGAAAAGGCGATGTTGTGCCTGGTCGGTCTCATGCTCGCCTCCTTCCTCTTCACCCTGCTGACGGTGAGGCCGGATCCGGCGGCGGTGGCGGGCGCCCTCATCCCCCGCGTTCCGGAAGGGTCCTTCGCGCTGATCACCGCTTCCTTGGCCACGACGTTTTCCATCGTCGGCGCCTTTTACCAGTCCTATTTGGTTCAGGAAAGGGGATGGGGCCGGGAGAACGTCAAGGAAGGGGTGCGGGAAAGTTACTCGGGAATCTTCTGTCTGGGCCTGATCTCCGCCATGGTGATGGTTTGCGCCGCGGCCGTCTTGCTTCCCCAGGGCATTCGGGTGAACTCCGTCGTCGAAATGGGCAAAACGCTGGAACCCCTTTACGGAGGCACCGCCACCGCCGTTTTCACCCTCGGCCTGTGGGGAGCCGCCTTCTCTTCCCTGATGGGGAATGCGGCGATCGGAGGCGCCTTGCTGGCCGATGCCCTGGGATGGGGTTCCCGCTTTCACGGGATGCGGGTGAAAGGATTGGTGGTGGCGGTCATGCTGATCGGCGCCGCCGTCGCTCTGGCCTTCGGAAATGCACCCCTGGAACTGATCGTGACGGCCCAGCTGATCACCGTCGTGATCGTTCCCCTGATCGGAACGGCGATGTTCCGGATTGCCGGCGACCGGACCCTCATGGGGGATCTTGCGATTTCGGCCGTCAAGAAGCGAATCGGCGGGGTGGGTCTTTTCGTCCTTTATTTTCTGTCTCTATACACCCTGGGAAATTTGATCCGCGATCTGTTCGGCTGA